ACAAGATTGCTAGCCTTCTCTACGATAGCAGTATTATCGTCTTGGTTCTTGTTTCTTGCCAGCACTAATTACATTAATTGCTTTAATGAAGTAGCTTATTATTACTTGTTGAGTAGTCCTACTTTCACCTTAGATCTAGCTCTGGAATTTGTCACACTAGCATTGTCAGGATTTACAACATTTCCTACATTCGGTCCTTGGTTCCCAGTAATGAAATTGGATTCTTCGGGAGATTTACCTAAGGCATTAAAATATACAATGTTAGCTATAGCGATAATAGCACTATTTGCTGGTTACTTAACTAGAGCTGACGTCCTGTTTGCAGGCCAGTACGCATACCAAGTAGCTCCAATGGCTCCTTTCCAAGATACTAGTAGCCAACCCGTACCAATAGGAGCTTTCGGATGGAGAGGATAGAATATTTTATTAAACTGTTTTTTTAAATTTCTTATTTGGTTTTATTTAATAAAGATTAAATAGAAATCTTTTTTAAGGCTTATACTTATAATATTCAGTAATGATATTTTACGATCTAGACCCACGAGAGCTAGAACTTTTAGAGGTTATGGTTCAGCTCATTACTACCTCCTCTTATAAGCTTTCAAAATTAAGCGGTTTACCTTCAGCAACTGTGTGGAGAATATTAATTAAATTGTCTAATAGGGGGTTAGTAATTAAGGAAGAAAGATCCTTTAAAATAACTCCTAAAGGTCTTGCAATCTGTTATTATTCAACGAAGAAGGGATATATTAAAGAATTCGCTGCTAGAGAATTAAAAAATCGCTGGAAATATGAAGGTTCCGAAGAGGAATTAAAAGCTTTCCTAAATTCTATATTATCTTTGCTCTCAAAAAGAGGAATTTCGCCATTTTGTATGTGCTTTACCGATCCCCTACCTTTAGCTTCTATATTTTTAAATAATACTGATGAATTGAATGAAGATAGTAGGAAGGCTGTAGCAAGAATTCTTCTTAACAGCTTACCTAGCATAGTGCTATCTAACGGCTGTAGAGCTGTAGTAACTTTTGATGCTAACGGTTCTGTTTATGCATTAGCTGTAAATTGCAGAATGAGCGGATTAAGGATCTTCCATAGGTGTCCATTATTAGAAGAAGAAGTGAAAAAAATTGAGAACAATAGAAGAAGTATGTAATAAATATAGAATACATCCAAGCGCTTTCCTAGGATGTTATTCATCTAAATTTGCGACTCTAGTTCCTTGCGGAAAAATTAAGCTCTTAGCAACTACGACTATAACAGAAGAAAGATGGGATAAAATTGCTTACTTTCCTTTGCTCAGAAAAATGAGGATAAGCAAAGAGTATGAGGGCTGCGGAAATGTTGTGAGTCCTAGAGTTCTTAGCTTTAATTTTTTGGATAAGACAAAGGATATACTGAGAGCTAACGCTGTAAACCCACTTTTGGCAAAAGGAGTAGAAAACCCAGAATACCAAGAAGTGAAAAGCGACTTTCCGATTTTTGCGTTCTCTTTTGGTAAGCCAAGAAAAAGCGTAAAAATAGAAAAAGGAATGAAAGTAGGGATAGTCAACTATTTCGGAGGAATAGGCTTCATACTTGCAAATAATAAGCTATTACAATTAGGTAAAGATGAAAGCCTTAAAGAAATTGAGAAAAAAATAGTAAATAACGCTTCGAGGGTATATAATGAGCTCTACAATGAGGAGCTGTTTGTAGAAGATATAACCGAAATGG
This genomic interval from Acidianus sp. HS-5 contains the following:
- a CDS encoding helix-turn-helix domain-containing protein; amino-acid sequence: MIFYDLDPRELELLEVMVQLITTSSYKLSKLSGLPSATVWRILIKLSNRGLVIKEERSFKITPKGLAICYYSTKKGYIKEFAARELKNRWKYEGSEEELKAFLNSILSLLSKRGISPFCMCFTDPLPLASIFLNNTDELNEDSRKAVARILLNSLPSIVLSNGCRAVVTFDANGSVYALAVNCRMSGLRIFHRCPLLEEEVKKIENNRRSM